A DNA window from Alligator mississippiensis isolate rAllMis1 chromosome 11, rAllMis1, whole genome shotgun sequence contains the following coding sequences:
- the LOC132243734 gene encoding olfactory receptor 2K2-like, producing MKEPFVGRDEESLWGNSTSVSEFILLGFSSQPKTQLLLFVLFLTIYLATLFGNSLLITLVINDSRLHTPMYFFLANLSFVDIGYTTTTVPQMLVHLFSTKKSISYTACVAQMYIFLCLWIIECILYAVMAYDRYVAICHPLRYTVIMNRSVCVKMAISSWVSGFLSATIHTGFTMRLPYCSFNEINHFFCKVPAILKLACADTRLTELVIFVMAGILLLTPLSLILISYVFILEAILRISSAEGKIKAFSTCTSHITVVTLFYGAAMFMYVRPASSYSPERDKTFSLLYNVVSALLNPLIYSLRNKEVKGAVLKMMGKTDH from the exons ATGAAAGAGCCCTTT GTCGGACGTGATGAGGAATCTCTCTGGGGGAACAGCACCTCGGTGTCGGAGTTCATCCTGCTGGGGTTCTCCAGCCAGCCCAAgacgcagctgctgctgtttgtgctctTCCTAACTATCTACCTGGCGACCCTCTTTGGGAACAGCCTCCTCATCACACTTGTCATTAATGACTCCCGTcttcacacacccatgtacttctttctGGCCAACCTTTCCTTTGTAGACATCGgctacaccaccaccactgtaccCCAGATGCTGGTCCAcctcttctccacaaagaaaagtATTTCCTATACTGCCTGTGTTGCGCAGATGTACATCTTCCTTTGTCTGTGGATAATTGAATGTATACTCTATGCTGTAATGGCCTATGACCGGTATGTGGCCATTTGTCACCCTCTGCGATACACGGTCATCATGAACAGGTCAGTTTGTGTCAAGATGGCCATCAGCTCCTGGGTATCTGGCTTCCTCTCTGCAACGATTCACACAGGCTTCACCATGAGGTTGCCCTATTGCAGCTTCAATGAAATCAATCACTTCTTTTGCAAGGTGCCAGCCATCTTGAAGCTGGCCTGTGCAGACACACGCCTCACTGAGCTGGTGATTTTTGTGATGGCAGGTATACTGCTCCTCACCCCACTGTCTTTGATCCTAATCTCCTATGTATTCATCCTGGAAGCCATCCTGAGGATCAGCTCAGCTGAGGGGAAGatcaaagccttctccacctgcacctcacaCATCACTGTTGTGACTCTCTTCTACGGTGCTGCCATGTTCATGTACGTGCGCCCAGCCTCCAGCTACTCACCCGAGCGGGACAAAACGTTTTCCCTCTTGTACAATGTTGTGTCTGCCCTCCTGAATCCTcttatctacagcctgaggaacaaggaggtcaaAGGAGCCGTACTCAAAATGATGGGCAAGACGGACCACTGA